GCCTTGTCAAAATACTGAATCAAAAAATATGATTTTGGACACCGTTCTTGACTTAACAGAACGTATATCAGTAGAATATAGCATAGCCGGTGTGGCAATTTCCAGTTCTGGTGTGATTGATCCTGATAAAGGCGAAGTGGCATATGCTGGTTATACTATTCCAAATTTTCAAGGAACAAACTTCAAAAGGGCAATTAAAGATAAATTTAATTTACCTTGTGAAGTTGAAAACGATGTTAATTGTGTCTTGTTAGCTGAGGCGTGGCAAGGACAATTATTGGAACAAAAAAACATTGTTTGCTTAGCAGTCGGAACTGGTGTAGGCGGTGCTGTTTATCAAAATGGTGAGCTTGTGCGAGGAACGAGTTTTTGTGCCGGAGAAGTTGGCTATTTAAATGTGGATGGCCATAAATTTCAAGATTTAGCCTCAACAAATGCTTTAACTAAGCGAGCGCAACAAGTTCTAACAGAAGAATTGAATGGACATCAAATTATGGCGTTAGCAAAATCAGGAAATGAACAAATCTTGCAAGTTTTAGATGATTGGTTAGAGGATTTGGCGAAAGGTATTAGTACCATCATGTATCTGCTTAATCCCGAACAGATTATTTTAGGCGGAGGAATTATGGAACAGATAGACTTTATCCAACCGCGTCTAGAAGCGAAAATTACTGAACAGTTAATTTCGCCAATTTTTGGGGAAAGTCTGTTGTATTTTGCTAAACTAGGGAATAAAGCCGGAATGGTAGGCGCATTGTATCACTTTTTAGCAAGACAAATTAACTAGATGGTTTACTGACAACTAGAAAAGGGGGCCGGTAGCATGGATATCTTACAAACGATTCAACAAAAATATAATGAATTATCCGATAAAGAAAAGGCTATTGCCAATTATGTTTTACAAAATGATAGTAGTCTACAAAATATGAATATTACGAGTCTTTCCCAAGTAACTGGTGCCTCAACTTCAACAATTACACGTTTTTGTCGTAAAATGGGGGCAGTTTCTTATGTCGATATGAAAATGAAAATCAACTCCATTTCCAATCAATTTGAAGTGAAACAAGATGACTATTTTGATCAGATTTATTATTACTATAATAAAATTATCGATCGAACTAACAAAAGTCTTGATAAAAAATTGATTTATGAAGCAATTAAGAAAATTAAAACAGCAAAGCGAATTTATATTTATGGATTAGGGAGTTCCGGTTTTACTGCAGAGGAATTGAATCTACGGTTTTTAAAAATGGGAATGACCGCTCGTTGTTTAACAAATACTCATTTAATGTTAATTGGGAGTCGATCATTGACGGAAGATGATCTAGTTATTGCAATTTCTTCATCAGGCGCTACAGATGAAATTGTAGAGACTTTAGATATTTGTAAAGAACAAGGTGCTGGAATTATTTCCATTACTTCTTTTGCAGATAGTTATATTTCTGAAATCAGTGATATTTCACTCGTCGTTTTTAGCAGTAATTTTGCTGATGAGAAGAAATTCGTGAACACGCAATTTGCTATTATCTATTTACTGGACATCATTACAACAATTTTGATGAGTGGTGAAGAAGAGTATGAAAGAAATTATGAAGAAGTAGATGAGATGATGACAAAACGCAACCGTCATGATAAACACAATATTACTTCTAAAAGTCATTCTATTAAATAAATAAGCGAGAGAATCAGACTAGATTCTCTCGTTTATTTTTATGCTCATCCTCACAATAACTCCCACAATTTTTCTAACGCAGGCAGATAATTATCACTAGCAGGGCGTAACGCCGTAATTTCATTATGGAGTTTTATTTTAGAGACGGAGATTTCTACCAGTTCCTTTTTTTCTAGTTGGTTAGCCACTAAAGAGTATGGCAATAAGCTAATGCCCATTTTCTTCTTGCTGGCGGCAATTAAGCTAGCCGAGTCAGTACTTTCCCACAGAGGATAGCACCGTAGTCCTTTTAGCGTTAGGAAGGCTTCGAAGGTTTCTCTTACAGCTGAGCCGCGCTCTCTTAGCAGCAAGGGCTGATTTAAAAGTTCCGGCAAAGTCAGCTTGCCAGTTGCCGTGGGTAAAAAATTTGGTGCCGCCACAAAAACGAGGGGGTAGTTCGCAATTACTTTTTGCTGATACTTTTCACTGGGAACCCACCCTTCTAAAATGGCTAAATCGACTTTTCCTGCCGCTAATTTCTTAAAGCAATCATCAGCAGGAGAAATATGCACAGTGATTTTTTGCTGCGGTAGTTGTTTTTTGAACTGCTGCAATACTTCAGGCAAGGTGATTTCACCATATGTAATGCAGGAAGCCAGCCGCAAAGGTGCGCTTTGTTCCAAATTTTGTAGTTGTATTTCGACTTGCTGAAATTTTTCGACCAACGGCGTAACAGCAGTCAGTAGCGTATTACCGGCCGCGGTCAGTTCGATTTTACGATGGAGGCGTTCAAATAAAGGGATGCCTGCTTCTGCCTCTAAATCTTTCATGGTATGGGAAATGGCAGATTGGGTCATAAAAAGTTTTGTAGCCGCCCGGGTAAAACTTTTTTCTTTTGCCACAGT
The DNA window shown above is from Enterococcus montenegrensis and carries:
- a CDS encoding MurR/RpiR family transcriptional regulator — translated: MDILQTIQQKYNELSDKEKAIANYVLQNDSSLQNMNITSLSQVTGASTSTITRFCRKMGAVSYVDMKMKINSISNQFEVKQDDYFDQIYYYYNKIIDRTNKSLDKKLIYEAIKKIKTAKRIYIYGLGSSGFTAEELNLRFLKMGMTARCLTNTHLMLIGSRSLTEDDLVIAISSSGATDEIVETLDICKEQGAGIISITSFADSYISEISDISLVVFSSNFADEKKFVNTQFAIIYLLDIITTILMSGEEEYERNYEEVDEMMTKRNRHDKHNITSKSHSIK
- a CDS encoding ROK family protein, giving the protein MTNYFCIDIGGTSIKSGVYNEKGEAIFLNKATPCQNTESKNMILDTVLDLTERISVEYSIAGVAISSSGVIDPDKGEVAYAGYTIPNFQGTNFKRAIKDKFNLPCEVENDVNCVLLAEAWQGQLLEQKNIVCLAVGTGVGGAVYQNGELVRGTSFCAGEVGYLNVDGHKFQDLASTNALTKRAQQVLTEELNGHQIMALAKSGNEQILQVLDDWLEDLAKGISTIMYLLNPEQIILGGGIMEQIDFIQPRLEAKITEQLISPIFGESLLYFAKLGNKAGMVGALYHFLARQIN
- a CDS encoding LysR family transcriptional regulator; the protein is MAKEKSFTRAATKLFMTQSAISHTMKDLEAEAGIPLFERLHRKIELTAAGNTLLTAVTPLVEKFQQVEIQLQNLEQSAPLRLASCITYGEITLPEVLQQFKKQLPQQKITVHISPADDCFKKLAAGKVDLAILEGWVPSEKYQQKVIANYPLVFVAAPNFLPTATGKLTLPELLNQPLLLRERGSAVRETFEAFLTLKGLRCYPLWESTDSASLIAASKKKMGISLLPYSLVANQLEKKELVEISVSKIKLHNEITALRPASDNYLPALEKLWELL